Part of the Candidatus Poribacteria bacterium genome, GAGACGATGAGGCATCCTATAATTGCCATACCCCAAACAGAGCCGCACACCGCCGCTGATTTGCGGCGGAGGCAGAACGCGAATACACCTGCAACAGCGAAAATCACGAAACTTTTCATCGTCGTATTGACGAGGAAGTTCAGCAGCGGATCTACATAGAGTGTTTCAATGAATTGCATTATGATGAGGTATCTCCCTTTTTCGCTTGCGCAATGCGTTGGCTTAAATGGTCGAGTTCCTCATCTGAGAGGTCTGCATCAGAAATTAATGTCATGAGCGTTTTCTCAACAGATTTATCAAAAAACGTCTGGAAAACCTGTTTGAGTGCGGAACGTCCTGCCTGCTGACGTAGCTGCGTCGGGCAGTAGATATAACGTCTGCCATCTTTTTCGTGGGTGAGATAACCCTTCTTCTCCAAGATCCCTAACAGTGCCCGAACGGTAGAGTAAGTTGGTGGATCCGGTAAATCTTTGAGCACATCAGAAACAGAAGCGCGACTGTGTTGATAGACGATATCCATGATTTGCCGTTCCCGACGGCTCAGTTTAACGGTACGGTAATTTTCCATTTGTCACCTCTTTTAGCAATGTGTTAACATCTCAGCATTTATGAAAGCGATAATCAAGTGATATACTAAAAATTTAGAGGTTTTCAGCCATCAGTGGTCAGCAGTCGATTTTCATCAGTTGTCAGCTGTTAGTCGGTGGTGGATAGTTTGCGTGATCAGGAAGATACGCTTGTCTTAGATCTCAACACGCACAAACGCGAGATAAGCCCCCGCCAGCAAAACCACGACGAACAGCGTCAACAGCAGCAACTTTGTCGCAGCGGTGTTGAAATCTTTACCGATGTTGCGCGTATCTTCAAATCTTGGTACCGCCTCTGGATTGACGGGTTTCTGGGACATCCCCTCGCGAACCCCCATGATATGGCGACTCTCTGGGTCGCCTCTCTCCATATCGACAACGAATTCTCGGTATTCATGGGCGTAACGCTGAACATTCCCAGTAAATTGCTGGTACCGATCCAGCCCTGTTCCAGCGAACGACTCAAGCAGATACTGGAGGAGTGCCGCGGGTGAGACGCTGGTGATCGCACGCGCACGTTGAACTTGGGCAATCTTAAAGGTTAAGTACTCCCCAGCCAAGCGTTCGCCGCTTACTGCTATTTTGGTGTGCCACTCCCCCCTTATCCTTAGCATTCTTTCGTCATTTGACTCGTACCAAGCGTATCGCCAAGTTCTCCGAAGTTTGTGATAACTTTGGCCGTATCGGTCAGAATATTCATGGTTGGACATAGATGATGAAAAGCCGCTCGCAAGTGAGGCGAGCGTGCTGGGCATAAAAACGACAACAGTGACCCACGTCAACAGAAGTATCACAAGACTCACGGCACTCCGTTGCACACGCGCCGAGACTAACAGCCCTAACGCCAGAAACAGACACGTGTACAAAAGCGCGACAAAGAGGATAATACCTAAACGTCCCCACGCTTCAGTATTCAGGTGAACCTCACTTGCGGAAGAAATCATTAGGAGGTTCACTAACATAGCGAGCATAAAGGGGATGGTCATACTGATCAACGCCCCCAGAAACTTACCGATCAGCACCGTATGTCGTGGGATTGCATTTGCCAGCATCAATCGGAGCGTGCCGTGCTCGCGTTCGCTGGAGATCGCATCAAACGTAAATAAGAGCGCGATGAGACTCAAGATATAACCGATGATAAAGGTCCAATCAATTTGGGAAACGTCGGGACCAACATTCTTCATATTTAAGTTAACATCTGGATATTCCAGTCTCCAGAAGCTGTCTGTACCATGGGGGCTGTCAACCCTATCGGGTAAAAAGGCTTCTCCACCCGCTGCGCAGAAATGGAGCGGTGACGGTTTTTTGTAAAGCGTTCCGGGGCCCTCGTGTGCCAGTGTATAGAGACTGTCGTCGGCGCGAGACGTTAATCGGTTCATGGATTCAGTGACAGCGTCGTGATACTTCTGGACCCGTTTGGGATGTTCTCGGATATGTCTAACGGCGTTGGTTACCATCAGTGCCAGCAACAACAAGGTCGTCATCGCAAATCGGAGGCCATTCAAGTTATTGTAGAGTTCACGTTTTGCGATATGCCAAATCATTCTATTGGTACTCAGTTATCAGTACGGATTACTGCATAATCCTTGCAGTTTTCAGTTTTAATAGTTGTTAGTTATCAGTACGGATTACTGCATAATCCTTGCAGTTTTCAGTTAAGGGTTGTGGCATTCAGAACTCACGTAACCTACCATAAGGATTAACTGATAACTGAAAGCAAACACGGTGAGCGTACTGACAACCATCCTACACTTCACTTTTGACAAAAACAAGAAATATTGCTAAAAAGAGAAGAACATTCATCGTGAGGAGCAGGAACAGATCCGGCACTGCTCGTTTCGCATTGATGCCTATATCGCTTCTCTGAAAAGAGAACTGCGGGAGTGTGTCCCAGTCGACGGCACCCTGATCGGAAGAAAACCACTGCCGGGACGCAAATATTTTCTCATCATGAAAGTAATTGATGATTGCTTGTCGGTAGTTTTGTGCCGCTGTGAAAAAATCTTGGATACCATTGAGGTCGGTGCCTGCCCAGGCTTCGGTTGCGGCATCATACAAACCCGCAGGTGAGAACTTTAACAGCATTCGTCCTCTGTTCGCGGGTTGGACGTAGATCGTCCCGAAGGCTGGCTTTCGGATGAGCCATGCTCGTTCCGCTGTATTGACGGTTAGCGGTCCAAGGAAGCCGAAATACTTCTGGACGTGCGGCACGTATGGTTCAAATTTCGTGTCAATCGTTTCAAAATGGCCTGAAGCATGTCTGAGGTAGTAAAACACTAAACGTGATGGCTCGTCTTTCTTTTCACCATAAATGTGCTTTCCCCAATCTTCTTCTGCTGATAGGATAGGGTCGTTGCGGAGAAACTGCCCCCACTCTCTCTCAAGTTCCTCCCAGATCCGTTTCACCTGATCGTAAGCGGCGGATTCCATGTCCGTGCGCGGGGCAGTATCAACTGCGGTGAGAATTATATTTGGGTAGACGAGCACTAAGAACCCCCAGAGGAAAATCGAGAGGATGAGCGCAGTACTGGTTCGGCGTGTGATCACAGAAATGAGCATGCCGATGAGGTAGAAGAGCGATAGATAAACGAGGGACGTCAGAACAATCCCACCGACACGCAGAAGATCATCGGTGTTCAGGGAAAGCATGGCGGAAGTCGTCAGCAAAATGAGCATCAGGAGCAGACTCATCAACAACGGCACGAGCAAGCAGACCATTGCCCCGATATATTTGGCGAGCAGGATGACCCCACGTCCCACGGGGTTGGATAGTACCAAGCGTAGGGTGCCATGTTCATATTCTCCAGCGATAGCATCGTAGGCAAAAATAAGTGCCAGTAGGCTAAGAATCCCTTGAAAAATAAGAACAATATCAATTGAAGTGAGGATATTGAAAAATGGATTGTCCGCCGCGTACTTGTCGGCATCCCAAATTGTCGGCGTAAAAGCATGGGAAATCGTAATTTTGTTCCCCAATCGCTTATCTAAACCGGTGTTGAAAATGCTCAACGGGTTCGGTGGCCGGTCAACGTGCATCCCCCACGGTCCAAGCATTGCATATGAATAGGTTTTGCTCTCCTGCAGGAGTTCCTGCTGGTGGGTTTTGATGGCGGTGTTATAATCCACCAACCGCTGTTCATAATCCTTGATGAGCACAACGGTATTGGCGACCACGAGCAACAACATAATCACGACAGCTGCCGCAAATCGGAACGTCATGAGATTGTCGAGGAGCTCTCGCCGAATGAGTGTTAGTAACATCAATACCTCTGCCAAAAGTGATTGACTAAATGGGGTAAATATCCTAAAGTTATAGGTAAACAAACCAAACTTAAAAGGATGCTTACCCATGTCAGAAATTGTATCATTATTGACTGTTTTCAGTCTACATTTATCAGCGACGACGCTCCGGCAGTTTTGCGAAATCGTGTTCGCAGTGCTGGCGATGACCGGAGGCGGACTCGGAACATCCCGGTTTTGGCATTTTAGACATCAAAGCACGCTATTTCCTGAAACCACCCTATCACTATTTAGGTAATCCGCTCAAGCAAAGATGCTTGGATTGTGCTATTTTGGGAGCAACAATGTCAGAGTAACCTCGTCTAAATTACCTTCAAAAGTTAAAGTATGATTCCCTGGATTGAGAAAAGTATCCTCACGACTCGGTTTTCCATCTATGAAAACGTCAACGTTCTCTGCTTCTGTTTTAACAGTGTATATTCCTGGCACAAATGTGCGAAAACGAATTGGTTGATGGAATAGATCCTCTTCGGTTAGGTGTTTTCCTGCGACATAAACTCCGTCCATGATTTTGACGTAATTTTCCCTTAAAAATTCCCGGATATCATCAGGTAAATCTCGGATTCGGTAGTCATAGATAACGATCTTACACTGCTTCTCTATTAAATTTTTAGGAATGTCATTCGGAATGGTTTCATTTTTAATGAGCATCCGGACCCCCTTGACTAAGTTACAATAAAAATAAGCATGCGGTCTGAAAACATATAAACCGGTTCCGTCAAATACAACATCATTTGGTGAGGTTACCTTGAGTACATATTCCATCACCTTTAATTGTCTTTCGTTGCTTTTATAAAAAGGCTTTGCTTTGGACAGAAGTGAATGGAAAGGCATAAAAATACCGATAAAAAAACAAGCAGTTAGTGCACCGATATACAGAAATTTATAAATAACTTGGGGTCTAGCTGTACTTGACGGATTGTTCCAAGGCGAAAGTGCTTTTTCAGCAATCCATTTCAGAAAAAGCCCACCGTACATGGCAGCTAGTGGTAAAAAGAGTAGCTGCGTTTGTGGGTATGGAGCGGGCATTAGAAAAATATAGATAAAAGCCATTACAAGGCATGAAACGAGAGGGGTGCCTTGCGTGATAGAGATTGCGCCCTGGCGCATAAAATCACGAACCGTGATAAATATACCCCCGATAATCATTACCCATCCGCCTATGTTTTCACTCCTTAGCATTCCCTGTATAGGAGAAAATCTGTCTGGGTATGTAAAATTATGGATGAAAATCCATTCAATAAAATCCGTGTGCGCCCCGTGAATCGCGAAAAAGACAAGGCACAGTAAGATGGGTGAGCAGAACGCAGCACAAAAGAAAAACCAAGGTTTTGTATGTTGTAGGACGATTCGGATTTTCCGATGGAGACAACGGAATATAAAAAAGGCGATCGATAAGGCAGTAAACGGGAAGAGTGCTTTGGGGGAAAATAAAAAAGCAATCCCGAGACAGAATCCAGAAATAATGAATGGAGACTGCCGAAATTTCTGTGCAAGTACCTTTGAGTTTTCTTTAACGCCAACCTCAGCATCCATTTCAACGTTAGACTGAAAAGCCTTGATAAATAGATAAAGACTTATTAATTCCAAGAGTGTAATCGGGATATCTGGTCTTGTTTCAATCGTCATTGTGGTAAAAGTTACCATATAAGTGAGAAGCAATACGCCCAGAATGGCCACTTGAGTTCCATAGCATGTTTTAGCGATCTTATAAGTCGCGTAAAGTATCGCCAAAACTAATAGAAACATTATGCCGCGAGCGATAAATATAATTTGTACCCCTTCATCTAATAGCAAAATCAGAGGGGATAGACAGTAATAAAGGAGCGGGGTGTGGTTTTCCCAGAAATCGCGATATGGTAACTGTCCTTGCGTCACTGCCCAAGTTGCATGTAGGTGTTGTGTTTCATCAGGACCCAGCCACTTATTTGCCAGAAGATAACCGCGTATCAATAACGAGCATCCAATTAGAACAAGCACAATTCCATAAAAAATCCGGAATTTGGGCGAGAGTGTTGTGAATTGATTTATCATTGACATCAAATCTCCTGCTCAGTCTGTTGTATAGCTGCAGATGTTTCTGTCATGTTAAGGAAAAAGGCAATACTTGCTAAGATGAGTTCGGCAGAGAGCATCCATATACGACAAAGCAGCGCGACGAGCGTTGCTTGTGGAACAGGCATATAACTTGATAATAATAACCCTAACAGCCCTTCGCGGATGCCTAAACCGCCGGGGGTCAGGAAACTTAAGAAGCCGACAATCCATGCGAAGGCGTAGCAGGCGGTGAGAATACCAGCATCTGCCCATGCCACCGGGGCAAGGCTTCGAACAAATAGATAAAAAGCGAATCCTTGACAACTCCACAGCAGAATGTGGCTGGCGAGGATACCTACGCCCCCATCCCCGCGCAAGCAGGCGGCGGAGCACCAAAACGATTTTTGACAGAACGGTTGTCCTATTTCTCGGAGCGTTTTCAGAGCTTGCCTCGCGTGAACTGACACCTTTGGAATTAGAAATAGCATACCGGCTATAGCACCAACGACAGCGAGTGTGAAAAGCAACGTGTGTCCCGATATTTTTTCAAGAACACTCAACGCGGTATCCCGCATTTGCTTTGAAGATAGCAGAGACATAGCAATAAATCCACCAAGAGCTGTCTCGATACCAACGTGCAAGGTGAGACTCCCTCCGACAGCGGTTTTACTCAATCCGAACCGATGACTTAACGAAAGCAGTCTCACAACTCCCCAGATCCGACCAGGGAGATATCGCGTGATGTTGGCGAGGTGGAAGAGCGCAAAGGCGTTGCGAAACCAGACATGTCCTCCAGGGGTAATGCAGCGAAGGAGCATTGTGAACGGCCAGACATAGAAGCTTCGGTAAAGAAGAATGAATCCAAAGGAAGTCACGAGCCATCGCCACTGTATCTGAAGTGTGATATCTTCCAGCTGTTTGTGAGCCTGAATGAAGGGCTTGATGAGAAAAAAAAGGAGTGCACCTGCAATCAGAATACCAAAAGATTGACGGAAAGTTTTCATTGTTTCTTAGTGTTCAAAAATGTTTTGACGGTATAATCTTTTACCTGTTTAGCATTGGCAAACGAGACGAGTTCACCAAACATCCCAAAGCAAAATGTGAGAATTCCGCTGGTAATGAGAAAGGTGCTCGTCCCTGCGACAGTGCTGGTTTTTGGTAACCCGATGAGGAGAATACTACCGAGTGCGACTCCTATTGTGCCAAGCGGTCCAAACCCCCGGAGTGGACGTCGCTTGCATCGGGATATAAAGAAACGGACGAGTTTACCCGATTTGGGTAGAAACGGCTTTATCGGGTTCGAATTTTGCTGAAAGACAGAGATAATCAACTTGAAGGCGATAATATCCAACATCACGCGCCAGATTCTGCCGAGCCCGTACTTACTTTTTCCAAAACGTCGTGGGTGATGTGTGACAACAATTTCGGCAATACGCGCTCCTGCTACTGTAGACATTGCTGGGATAAATCGGTGCATCTCTCCATAAAGCGGTACCTGTTTGATAATGGATGCTCGGTACGCTTTGAGTGAGCATCCGTTGTCATGGATAGGGACACCTGTTACCTTACCGATGATCCAGTTGGCAACGATGGAGGGGACACGTCGCGTCAAAAATTTATCCTGTCGTTCTTTTCGCCAACCACATACCAAATCATAGCCTTCGTCCAATTTTTCAAGCAGTTTCGGGATATCGGCTGGATCGTTTTGCAAATCCCCGTCCATACTGATAATCCGCTGCCCTTTTGCGAATTCAAAACCTGCTGCCATGGCGGCGGTTTGTCCGGCATTCTTTTGGAATCGGATGACTACTACCTGTGGGAAGGTTCGACTCAGTTTAGATAGCACAGTAAAGGTGCTGTCTCGGCTGCCATCATCAACGAACAAGACTTCATAAGCCCCTTCGAGTGTCTCACAAACTGCCTGAATCTTCTCAAACAGAGGGACGATATTCTCCTCTTCATTGTAAACTGGAACGACGATGGAAAGAAAGGGCATGGTTAGAGCTCCTTTTTCCAGATCTGGTGGATCCAGACGCGAATTGCCAATTGGCACTTACTTCTTTCGGTTCCGTGCTTTGGCGGAACTTAGAAAAATAGTGAGGTTAACTATCGATTAGTAATTAATCTTCCAAATTTTTATATCATCAAAAGGCGAAGAATCTTCTGTCTCCATTTCTTGTGTTGGATAGACCTGCTCAAAGTGGTCTGTGTGACTACCTAAAAAATACAATTGGAAAATCAATAGGTTGCAGGCTTCCTCATTGAAGTACATTGCATGCTTGTATTCAAGAGTTCGATGGGGGCGATGGACATCCACATTTGTAATAACTAAACTTCCTGAGCCCTCAATATTTTTTTCTGTTTTTTTCTTATCAAAGATAACATACATGGGTGATGTGTTCATATCGTCAATGCGTATAGATGCTTTGTGGAAACTTCCATCTGCTTTGTATTCAACATCGGCGTGTTTGGTACTTGCGTTCTTCTTAGAACAGGGCAAATAACGTTCTTTTGTGCCCTCTGAAGAATTGGAATGTTCAGAAGATTGAGGCGATATCTGCTGAGTCGGTTTTTCTTGAGACGCATCCGAAGCATTGCTTGCTTGTTCATCAATTCTGAATGATTCTGTTAATATGTTAAGTGCCGTGTCTTCAGGAAAACCTGTGGCAACTATGCCTTTTAAATTCTTAAACACATCTTCAGCCGGAATCATAAGGTGTGTTGCCTTGTGAGATTTTAAGAATTTTAGAGCCTCTTCAGGTGTTTCTGCACAAAAAACTTCACGTGTCATGGAATGAATCCGAGGCAAGTTGTGTTGTTGATCTACTATTGTTGCTCGTTCTCCGAGTGCCTCAATACGGCTACCGTAGTCCCACCAAGCAGCCACAACTGATTCAATAGGGGTGTGGGTCTTTAACCAATTGAAAGCCTTAATTTCATGGGATGCTGGTATGTTTCCTGTTACATTCTGAGAAATCCAATTGGGGAGAAGGTGCGGAACTCCACCGGTAATAATACATATCGCTATGCTGAGTATCAGGCATGCGGCTTTTGTTTTGACAGAACTTTTCTTTTCCGTTGAAAATTCTTGATTTCCTCGGAGCAGGAGCATAATCACACTAAGTATCATTAAATTCGCACATATAAGAGACGACATAACCCCGTCGAGACCGATGTTAATGAGAAACGCGAGGCACGGGGTTCTCAACTGCCAGACAAGAACCAGGAAACACATTAGCATCGCAAGATTCGCTACTCTGCTATCGTTATAACGAGCAGCACGTTTAAGTATAAACATAATTGCATAAGCACCAAGAATTACCGCCGGAGGCACAAGAAAAAGCACGAATCGTAGGGCACCACGATTATAGAGTAGCGTGAATAATGCCCAAATTAAGAGAAATAAGAGTAGATCTGTATAGAGATTGATAGGATCTTGTCTTTTGTACGAATTCCGAAGATACGAAACCCCAATCGCGCCAATACATAAAATGACAGATCCGAGATATATAATTTCCATTAATCTGTGTTGCATATTCGGATGCGTGCTAAGAATCATTGCAGCAAGGGCAGTGGTAAGGATTCCTGTTACCACTTTTGCATGCATGCGATAGGTTTCAGTGAGGGAGTATGTTACTAACAAGAGACCTAACAAGGGAAAAATGAAAAAGAGTCTATATTGGTTAAACCAGTGAGATAATGAAGGTTCGTTAAATTCGCTAACGGTTGCCGTGAATGATTCTGTTCCTGCGGGATCGAGGAAGGTGTCAATTAACTGTTGGGGCGGAACTAATACAAACAAGAAGATAATCAAGCTCGTAACCAGTATCCCCCATAATGCGCTTCTCATCCATTGGGCTTTAACGTGCCTTACCAAAATGCCCAAGCCAGCAACGATGGTAAAAAGGGTTGGGACAACGATGGCGAAAAGGGTCGGTAGAGCCATCTCGGCAAGTGTGTACGCCTGATGCGGGTTAGAAGTGTATCTTTCAGTGAAAAGAAGCATCATTAAAATGGAAGGGATATACCAACATAAATAGAGATAGAACTTCTTCTGATCGTAGGATCGTGTAAGTAATTTGGCTGTATTAAAGACAACAATGATAATCGATAGGAGTCCTACCCCTGGCCAGGTCAACCCCAAGGCTCCCATACTAATGCCCGATAGCAGTGCCAATGGTAAGTATCGCTGTCTTTCTTGGGAGAGGGCTTGATAGGCAGCGACAAAAAAATAGAGGCACGCCAGCCATGCAAGTAGGGATAGCGGATCTCTGTCTGCCCAGCCTGCATGTGTTCGGGCAAGAGCAGCGGGTATTGTCGCAAGAATTGTTACCGCAATAAGCGATATAGGTTTACCAAACAGAAGATTTGTTAGACCGAAAAATATTATAAGGATTAATATGAATAGGATGACGGGATAATATATGGCGACGCTTTCAATTGAGATGTCGGGCGCGAAGATCCGGATGCCTTTGTAAAGATAAGCAATCGCATAGCAGTTTAGGTTTGCCCTGCCCCGTAAGTTGAGTCCGTCGGGATAATTTTGCATATAATCCCGATCCGGGAGCCGTCCCTCAGTGATGATTGTCTTTGCCTGTCTATAATAGAAATAGGAGTCATAACCGCTCAGGTATTTATCCTGAAGTTGGTCTGCTTCTTTAACACGAACAAAAACGGCAGCGACAATGCTCAAAGTTAAGATACCTATAGTCGCGATGTGCCGCCATTTTATGTGATTCATCATCCAATTCATACCCAACATATACCTCCTGAAACTTTAGGCTAATAGGCAGGTTTCAATCAACCCAATGAAGGGCTGACTGCTTATAAGACCCGAACCTCTAAAGTTGTATTACCAATGCGTCACTTTATCAATCAACATAAAAAATAGTATTCTTTTAATCTTATAAGTAATCTTATAAGCTTTGCTCATCCCCGGATGCGGGTTACGCAGAACAAGTTAGGGGCTAGGTTGATGTTCATTTAAAACTTCCGTACTTGCTGAGAGGTTGCACCATCACTAATAGCATGTAGGTTTTGCCTCGCAAAGTTCTAACCGAAAATTCGTCGCTTTTTTATTTAATCTATTCATGATAGACCTCTGGCTGATCTTTCGCGGTCCGCACCTTCTTGATAATAGGTTGTAAGGTTATCGGTAAAGAGATGACACGAGGTGCCTCAGAGGGACTGATGCGCCTCATGCCACCTGGCACACAGCGAGGAGTTAGTCATACCATACGGACGAAAACGCCTCACAGGATTTCCGTATAATGGTGCCATTTAAGGATCTTCAGGCTCAGGCTCATTTTTACAGTTATAACGGTATAGGTAGCAGTTATCGTCAACCTGAGCAATATCGCACTGCATACTTGAGGAATTACACACCTTGTTATAAACAATCACCGTAGATAGGTACTGGAGTGGTTGTTGCTCGAGTGGATCTACAACGAGTTGATTCTCCTGATACGATGCCTCTATTAACACAACGATATTTAGCAACGATATACTGGCAAACAAAAGAAGAGCAAAGACGATTTTTCTCTTAGACATTTTTCACTTCCTTGGTTAATGGGTTGTAAGGTTATCGGTAAAGAGATGACACGAGGTGTCTCAGAGGGACTGATGCACCTCATGCTACCTGGCACACAGCGAGGAGTTAGTCATACCATACGGACGAAAATACCTCACAGAGTTTTCGTATAACGGTGTGCCGTTTATTTGTCGTTATTTCGCTGATCATAACAGTTGAGAGGTCGTTGTACACAATCATACTTGGTATTGTCAATAGAGCAACTATTAGACTGCTTATTGCACCTCTTGTTATAATGTATCGATGCTGGAACTGGTTGTTGCTCGAAAGGATCTACAAAGAGTGCATCCTCCTGGTTCGATGCTTCTATCAACACAGCGACGTTTAGCAACGATATACCAGCGATAAAGAGAAGAGCAAAAATGACTGTTCTCTTAGACATTCTTTTTCACCTCCTTTCTCTTTGGAATCTTCTTAACTTCAGGACCTACGTAAATGTCTCTGAATATCAGGATTTTGGCGTATATCGTTGGTTTCGCCATCAACCGGGTGCTCAGTTGAAAGCGCAAGCCGGAAGGATTTCATACGATGTCCCGCAGAAAACTTCTTTAGCGGTTTGGCTCACAACTTCCCGTAAGCCCTGAACTTCTATATGCCTTCACATGGGGTTAACACCAAAGGTGTAGACGGTTGCTCCGCTTAATCGTTGGATGATTTGCCCATGCAAGAGGTTCCTATAGTTGAAATAATCTTTGTCTGCTAGGCCGAGGGACCTGTCAACTTTGCTGATCCGTGTTGAAAGATATTCGCTAGCCCACTCGAACAATGCGTCGTAGATATCCCGTGAAGAGGTAGCATGAGGTGTCTCAGAGGGACTGATACACCTCAATGCTACCTGGCACACAGCGAGGAGTTAGTCATACCATACGGACGAAAATACCTCACAGAGTTTTCGTATAACGGTGTGCCGTTTATTTGTCGTTATTTCGCTGATCATAACAGTTGAGAGGTCGTTGTACACAATCATACTTGGTATTGTCAATAGAGCAACTATTAGACTGCTTATTGCACCTCTTGTTATAATGTATCGATGCTGGAACTGGTTGTTGCTCGAAAGGATCTACAAAGAGTGCATCCTCCTGGTTCGATGCTTCTATCAACACAGCGACGTTTAGCAACGATATACCAGCGATAAAGAGAAGAGCAAAAATGACTGTTCTCTTAGACATTCTTTTTCACCTCCTTTCTCTTTGGAATCTTCTTAACTTCAGGACCTACGTAAAATACCTATCAACACCAAGGTTTTGGAGCGTAGCACAAACTGCAATGATTTCACAGGATCTCCTGCAGCAAACCTCTTTAGCGGTTTGGCTCACAACTTCCCGTAAGCCCTGAACTTCTATATGCCTTCACCTGATAGAATTCCGTCGAAATAAGGATGTATGACACCCTATCCGTGAGGAATAGCATTCTGGTGTACGGATAGAAGGGGTTGAGGAATTAATGTCTCACTTTAGGGTAGTATTTTTTCATATCAAAGTCTGAATGTTCTTTATCGTGACAAGTCATACATAATTTCTTAGATGGACGCCTCAACATATTAACTTTTGAGGGAGCTTTAATATGAGCAGAGCCTGGACCGTGGCACATCTCACATTGCACATTAACAAGGCTTCTGTCAGGCGATCCAAAAGTGTACCCTGAGTCATACCCGCCTCCTGTAACATGGCACATGACACACTTTGGACTAAATTGGCGATGTTTTCGTAAGAGGGTATCATACGCAAAAGCGTGTTTTGTCTGGGACCATTGATTGTACTCGTCTAAATGGCATGATTTGCACATTTCCACGCCGACAAATTCTGCGGTAGTTCGTTCCCAAGAGAGAATGGGTTTATCGAACCCAACTTCATCATTTTCGGCAATCTTGCTGTAGAACTCATTGAGATAGGTTCTGATATCAAGGGCGTCCTCGACTGACTCTGACAGTTTAAGGTCGGAATGTTTAAAATCCTGAATTTTTCCTGCTGCATTCATGTTCAATTCTAACTTATCTAAGGCATAAGTTTGTCCGGTGCATACCCATATTAACGTGTTTCCTGAAAAGCCGCTTGCCGCTCTACCAATGTAGACTTCGCCAGATGAGTTTACCGACCACCTTGAGATATCAAGGGGGAGAATGATAAGATCAATCTGATCTGTGTGATCTAAAATCTCAGTGATCGTCGCCACATCTAACTGTCCAACCAATACGACTAAGTCACACGCTTCTCTGAGCCTGGGTAGATATTTATCAATAGCTTCAAT contains:
- a CDS encoding multiheme c-type cytochrome, which gives rise to MIKEQIDQLELEAFLESFEMMGHEFAAVTELELLYGYPALKEQSETLSFPFISANIYDGDHPIFKPYLLKKMGNYKVGFLGVSQEVYLRSFTPLYQSKTAQLSIKNPIEAIDKYLPRLREACDLVVLVGQLDVATITEILDHTDQIDLIILPLDISRWSVNSSGEVYIGRAASGFSGNTLIWVCTGQTYALDKLELNMNAAGKIQDFKHSDLKLSESVEDALDIRTYLNEFYSKIAENDEVGFDKPILSWERTTAEFVGVEMCKSCHLDEYNQWSQTKHAFAYDTLLRKHRQFSPKCVMCHVTGGGYDSGYTFGSPDRSLVNVQCEMCHGPGSAHIKAPSKVNMLRRPSKKLCMTCHDKEHSDFDMKKYYPKVRH